A genome region from Rhodopseudomonas boonkerdii includes the following:
- a CDS encoding DMT family transporter yields MTYLYLAVAILSEVIATSFLKVSDGFTRPIPSAITVAGYAISFYFLSLALRTIPTGIAYAIWSGVGIVLITAIAWIFQGQKLDAPALGGLGLIVAGVVVINVFSKATAH; encoded by the coding sequence ATGACCTATCTCTATCTGGCCGTCGCCATTCTCTCGGAGGTCATCGCCACCAGCTTTCTGAAAGTCTCGGATGGTTTCACCAGGCCGATTCCATCCGCCATCACGGTGGCTGGCTATGCGATCTCGTTTTACTTCCTGTCGCTGGCGCTACGCACCATACCGACCGGCATCGCCTATGCGATATGGTCGGGCGTCGGCATCGTCCTGATCACCGCCATCGCCTGGATTTTCCAGGGGCAGAAACTCGATGCGCCGGCTTTGGGAGGCCTCGGTCTGATCGTCGCCGGCGTGGTCGTCATCAATGTATTTTCGAAAGCCACGGCGCACTGA